One region of Polaribacter pectinis genomic DNA includes:
- a CDS encoding amino acid ABC transporter substrate-binding protein, whose translation MKHLKFFVFLCILTFTVSCGQQKKYVEYKVKEGETMRSIAKNLDIKTKDLLRLNPDVSRKPDANTVIVVPNKKMTKTSKKVKETETITITEETTEEKTINEVKETKDNLLEELKKNFVVYEVKKGDTFYSLTRFYNVTQENLTSLNPELSEGLKTGQIIKIKAIEDGEDVENSIYEDFIEDDISLKVALLLPFKTSEFDSISHKNIFSKSTLANIVTDFYLGAEVAVDSIRKQGVNVVLNVFDTEKNSTKIREILAENDLDKNDVIIGPLYSEEAEIVAGKVKKPVVFPVYSKQQSKFSSSKLIKTAPEKEIFRDELVAYIKDNFNTGNLIVVGDGNSSSNIASNGIIQSLEAHDSISKVHLLKPKNGYIDKERFLKILKPNEKNWVILTTNDNVMVADAINSLISLPDSTSVKVFTYDKGKSFDRIDNLKLAKIGFTYVSDEYIDEASHTTQLFNKQYFNKNKALPSYYATKGFDITYDILIRLASGENLKATFKEGASFRVESKFDYTSKLFGVSENKGLFIVQYNDDLSLTRLK comes from the coding sequence ATGAAACATTTAAAGTTTTTTGTTTTTCTGTGTATCTTAACGTTTACAGTTTCTTGTGGACAACAGAAAAAGTACGTAGAATATAAGGTTAAAGAAGGTGAAACAATGCGAAGCATTGCAAAAAATCTAGACATAAAAACGAAAGATTTATTGCGTTTAAACCCAGATGTTAGTAGAAAACCAGATGCAAATACGGTTATTGTAGTTCCTAATAAAAAAATGACAAAAACCTCTAAAAAGGTTAAAGAAACAGAAACAATAACAATAACAGAAGAAACTACAGAAGAAAAAACAATTAATGAGGTAAAAGAAACTAAAGACAATCTTTTAGAAGAACTTAAGAAGAACTTTGTTGTTTATGAAGTTAAAAAAGGTGATACTTTTTACAGTTTAACTCGTTTCTATAATGTTACTCAAGAAAACTTAACATCTTTAAACCCTGAATTATCAGAAGGATTAAAAACTGGGCAAATTATAAAAATTAAGGCAATTGAAGACGGAGAAGATGTAGAGAACTCTATTTACGAAGATTTTATTGAAGATGATATTTCTTTAAAAGTTGCGTTATTATTACCTTTTAAAACTAGTGAATTTGATTCTATTTCTCATAAAAATATCTTTAGTAAAAGTACATTAGCAAATATTGTTACAGATTTTTACTTAGGAGCAGAGGTTGCTGTAGATTCTATCAGAAAACAAGGTGTTAATGTAGTATTAAATGTTTTTGATACTGAAAAAAATAGCACAAAAATAAGAGAAATTCTTGCAGAAAATGATCTAGATAAAAATGATGTAATTATTGGACCTTTATATTCCGAAGAAGCAGAAATAGTAGCAGGTAAAGTAAAAAAACCAGTAGTATTTCCTGTATATTCTAAACAACAATCTAAATTTTCATCATCAAAATTAATAAAAACAGCTCCAGAGAAAGAAATTTTTAGAGACGAATTAGTTGCTTACATAAAAGACAATTTTAATACAGGCAACCTTATTGTTGTTGGAGATGGAAACTCTAGTTCTAATATTGCTAGTAATGGTATTATACAGTCTTTAGAAGCGCATGATTCTATTTCTAAAGTTCATTTATTAAAACCTAAAAATGGCTATATAGATAAAGAGCGTTTTTTAAAAATATTAAAGCCAAATGAAAAAAATTGGGTAATCTTAACAACCAATGACAATGTTATGGTAGCAGATGCTATTAATAGTCTAATAAGTTTACCAGATTCTACAAGTGTAAAAGTTTTTACTTATGATAAAGGAAAATCTTTTGACAGAATAGATAATTTGAAGTTGGCAAAAATTGGTTTTACGTATGTTAGTGATGAATATATAGATGAAGCATCTCATACAACACAATTATTTAACAAGCAGTATTTTAATAAGAACAAAGCTTTACCATCTTATTACGCAACCAAAGGTTTTGATATTACTTACGATATTTTAATAAGGTTGGCTTCTGGCGAAAATCTAAAAGCAACGTTTAAAGAAGGTGCTTCTTTTAGAGTAGAAAGTAAGTTCGATTATACCAGTAAACTTTTTGGAGTTTCAGAAAACAAAGGCTTATTTATAGTACAATATAATGATGATTTAAGTTTAACGAGGTTAAAGTAA
- a CDS encoding DUF2892 domain-containing protein: MFHKNIKLIIAGLITVWSVYQFSQGNIMNGISILLLAGIFILLYFKNEFILLAFLQLRKQNFEGTKKWLGYIKNPEAALIVKQQGYYNYLHGIILSQTNITQAEKYLRKAVKLGLAMDHDMAMAKLQLAGIAMTKRRKREATNLMAEAKKLDKHGMLKEQMTMMKNQMKKI; this comes from the coding sequence ATGTTTCATAAAAATATAAAATTAATAATAGCAGGTTTAATTACAGTTTGGTCTGTATATCAATTTAGTCAAGGAAATATAATGAACGGAATTTCTATCTTATTATTAGCTGGAATTTTTATCTTATTATACTTTAAAAATGAGTTTATCTTATTAGCTTTTTTACAGTTACGTAAACAAAATTTTGAAGGAACAAAAAAGTGGTTAGGTTATATTAAAAACCCTGAAGCTGCATTAATAGTAAAACAACAAGGATATTATAATTATTTACACGGTATTATATTAAGTCAAACTAATATTACTCAAGCTGAAAAATATTTAAGAAAAGCTGTAAAGTTAGGTTTAGCAATGGATCATGATATGGCAATGGCAAAACTGCAATTGGCAGGAATAGCAATGACTAAAAGACGTAAACGTGAAGCTACAAACTTAATGGCAGAAGCTAAAAAGTTAGACAAACACGGTATGTTAAAAGAACAAATGACAATGATGAAAAATCAGATGAAGAAAATTTAA